A genomic window from Rhizobium sp. 007 includes:
- the xdhB gene encoding xanthine dehydrogenase molybdopterin binding subunit produces MDKSTFDTAKVIISGPMHSALKHDSAHKHVTGTADYIDDIPEPAGLLHGALGMSDRAHAEILSMDLSEVRRHPGVVWVFTGKDVPGVNDVSSNGSHDEPLLAETEVEFHGQPVFAVIAETRDAARKAAQKAKIEYRDLPHWSDIDGALENGSPLVIAPMTLQRGDAKAEMDNAPHRLKGQMRIGGQEHFYLEGHVAMAIPGEDDEVTVWSSTQHPSEIQHIVGHVLNIPSNAVTVNVRRMGGGFGGKETQGNQFAALAAIAAKKLKRAVKFRPDRDEDMSATGKRHDFLVDYELAFDNEGRIHAVDATYAARCGFSSDLSGPVTDRALFHADSSYFYPHVHLTSMPLKTHTPSNTAFRGFGGPQGMLGAERFIEEIAYAIGKDPLEIRKLNFYGQPGSGRTTTPYHQDVEDNIILRIVEELEESANYRARRNAIIGFNRDSRYIRKGIALTPVKFGISFTMTAFNQAGALVHIYQDGSIHLNHGGTEMGQGLYTKVAQVLSDSFQVDIDRVKITATTTGKVPNTSATAASSGSDLNGMAAYDAARQIKERLVAFAADKWSVDPAEIVFLPNRVRVGEKEVPFPDFIKQAYFARVQLSAAGFYKTPKIHWDRAAGRGTPFYYFAYGAACSEVSIDTLTGEYLIDRTDILHDVGRSLNPAIDIGQVEGGFVQGMGWLTTEELWWDDKGRLRTHAPSTYKIPLASDRPKIFNVRLAEWSENAEPTIGRSKAVGEPPLMLAISVLEALSMAVASVADYKVCPRLDAPATPERVLMAVERMKRV; encoded by the coding sequence ATGGATAAATCCACCTTCGACACCGCCAAGGTCATCATCAGCGGTCCCATGCACAGCGCACTGAAACATGATTCAGCGCATAAGCATGTCACCGGAACTGCCGATTATATCGACGATATTCCGGAACCCGCGGGCCTGCTGCACGGCGCGCTCGGAATGTCCGACCGCGCCCATGCCGAGATCCTCAGCATGGACCTTTCCGAAGTCCGCCGGCACCCCGGCGTCGTTTGGGTATTCACCGGCAAGGACGTGCCGGGCGTCAACGACGTCAGTTCAAACGGCAGCCATGACGAGCCGTTGCTTGCCGAAACCGAGGTCGAGTTCCACGGCCAGCCGGTCTTTGCGGTGATCGCCGAGACCCGCGATGCAGCACGGAAGGCCGCACAAAAGGCGAAGATCGAGTATCGCGATCTGCCGCACTGGAGCGATATCGACGGCGCGCTCGAAAACGGCAGCCCGCTCGTCATCGCGCCGATGACGCTGCAGCGCGGCGACGCCAAGGCCGAGATGGACAATGCCCCGCACCGGCTGAAAGGCCAAATGCGCATCGGCGGGCAGGAGCATTTTTACCTCGAAGGCCACGTCGCCATGGCGATCCCCGGCGAGGACGACGAGGTGACCGTCTGGTCCTCCACACAGCACCCGAGCGAAATCCAGCATATCGTCGGCCACGTGCTGAACATTCCGTCGAATGCCGTTACGGTGAATGTGCGCCGCATGGGCGGCGGCTTCGGCGGCAAGGAAACGCAGGGCAACCAGTTTGCAGCGCTTGCCGCAATTGCCGCCAAAAAGCTGAAACGTGCCGTTAAATTCCGCCCCGACCGCGACGAGGACATGAGCGCCACCGGCAAGCGCCACGACTTCCTGGTGGATTACGAGCTCGCCTTCGACAATGAAGGCCGCATCCACGCCGTCGACGCAACCTACGCGGCGCGCTGCGGCTTCTCGTCGGACCTGTCCGGCCCGGTGACGGACCGCGCCCTCTTCCATGCCGATTCCAGCTATTTCTATCCGCATGTGCATCTGACCTCGATGCCGCTGAAGACGCATACCCCCTCGAATACTGCCTTCCGCGGTTTCGGGGGGCCGCAGGGCATGCTGGGAGCCGAGCGCTTCATCGAGGAGATCGCTTATGCGATTGGCAAGGACCCGCTCGAAATCCGCAAACTGAACTTCTACGGTCAGCCCGGTTCCGGCCGCACGACGACGCCCTACCACCAGGACGTTGAAGACAACATCATCCTGCGCATCGTCGAGGAATTGGAGGAGAGCGCCAATTACCGGGCCCGCCGCAATGCCATCATCGGTTTCAATCGCGACAGCCGCTACATCCGCAAGGGCATTGCGCTGACGCCGGTGAAATTCGGCATCTCCTTCACAATGACCGCCTTCAACCAGGCGGGCGCCCTGGTGCATATCTATCAGGACGGTTCGATCCATCTGAACCATGGCGGCACGGAGATGGGCCAGGGCCTTTATACCAAGGTGGCGCAGGTGCTGTCCGACAGCTTCCAGGTCGATATCGACCGCGTGAAGATCACCGCGACGACCACCGGCAAGGTTCCGAATACGTCTGCGACCGCCGCCTCCTCCGGTTCCGACCTGAACGGCATGGCCGCCTATGACGCTGCGCGGCAGATCAAGGAGCGGCTCGTTGCCTTCGCCGCAGACAAATGGAGCGTCGATCCGGCAGAAATCGTCTTTTTGCCGAACCGGGTGCGCGTCGGCGAGAAGGAAGTCCCCTTCCCCGATTTCATCAAGCAAGCCTATTTCGCCCGCGTGCAGCTCTCGGCAGCGGGCTTCTACAAGACGCCGAAAATCCACTGGGATCGGGCAGCAGGGCGCGGCACGCCGTTCTATTATTTCGCGTATGGCGCCGCCTGCAGCGAAGTCTCGATCGACACCCTGACCGGCGAATACCTGATCGACCGCACCGACATCCTGCACGACGTCGGCCGCTCGCTGAATCCGGCGATCGACATCGGCCAGGTGGAAGGCGGCTTCGTGCAGGGCATGGGCTGGCTGACGACGGAAGAACTCTGGTGGGACGACAAGGGCCGGCTGCGCACGCATGCGCCCTCGACCTACAAGATCCCGCTTGCCTCCGACCGGCCGAAGATCTTCAACGTCCGTCTCGCCGAATGGTCGGAAAATGCCGAGCCCACCATCGGCCGCTCAAAGGCCGTCGGCGAACCGCCGCTCATGCTGGCGATCTCCGTGCTCGAAGCACTCTCGATGGCGGTGGCCAGCGTCGCCGACTACAAGGTCTGCCCACGGCTCGACGCCCCGGCAACACCGGAGCGGGTCCTGATGGCGGTGGAGCGGATGAAGCGGGTGTGA
- the xdhC gene encoding xanthine dehydrogenase accessory protein XdhC translates to MTSSFLAFTSAHPAIILIDIVETQGSTPREAGTFMLVAENATWGTIGGGQLEFMVIRNARDLLIGSGRATMNIPLGPEIGQCCGGRAELRFRRVTDDLMTELKARQAEETSRFPDVYVFGAGHVGHALAAALAPLPLFVTVVETRKEELANLPSEAKTQLTPMPEALVKEMPAGSAVVILTHDHALDFLIAREALARTDLAYTGMIGSATKRAAFANWLSREGGERNWLDRLTLPIGGSVVRDKRPDVIAAMTAAEILTALSAYRQRSLS, encoded by the coding sequence ATGACGTCCTCTTTCCTCGCCTTCACGTCCGCTCACCCCGCCATCATCCTCATCGACATTGTCGAAACCCAAGGCTCCACGCCGCGCGAAGCCGGCACCTTCATGCTCGTCGCCGAAAATGCCACCTGGGGCACGATCGGCGGCGGGCAGTTGGAGTTCATGGTGATCCGCAACGCACGAGACCTGCTTATAGGCAGCGGCAGGGCGACCATGAATATTCCGCTTGGGCCGGAGATCGGGCAATGTTGCGGCGGGCGTGCTGAGTTGCGGTTCCGGCGGGTGACGGATGATCTGATGACAGAGCTGAAAGCAAGGCAGGCCGAAGAAACGTCACGCTTTCCGGACGTCTATGTTTTCGGCGCAGGCCATGTCGGGCATGCGCTCGCGGCCGCACTTGCGCCGCTGCCGCTCTTCGTGACAGTGGTCGAGACGCGTAAGGAAGAGCTTGCAAACCTGCCATCGGAAGCGAAGACGCAGCTTACGCCGATGCCGGAAGCGCTGGTGAAGGAGATGCCCGCGGGCTCCGCCGTCGTCATCCTGACGCACGACCATGCGTTGGACTTTCTGATCGCCCGCGAGGCGCTGGCGAGAACCGATCTTGCCTATACCGGCATGATCGGCTCGGCCACGAAACGGGCAGCCTTTGCAAACTGGCTTTCGCGCGAAGGCGGCGAGCGGAACTGGCTCGACCGCCTCACCCTGCCGATCGGCGGCTCGGTTGTCAGGGACAAGCGGCCGGACGTGATCGCCGCCATGACCGCTGCCGAAATACTGACGGCACTTTCGGCCTATCGGCAGAGATCGCTCTCGTAA
- a CDS encoding 3-hydroxybutyrate dehydrogenase: protein MKRTVVVTGSTSGIGLAIATAFAGKGDNVVINGFGKADEIKAIVERLESLSEGSALYHPADMTKPAEIADLIATAAKTFGTVDVLVNNAGIQHVEKIEDFPIEKWDQIIAINLSSSFHTMRAAIPQMKAKKHGRIINIASAHGLVASPFKSAYVAAKHGILGLTKTAALELAEFGVTVNAICPGYVLTPLVEKQIPDTAKARGMTEEQVKTEVILKAQPTREFVKAEEIGAMALYLASDDARQVTGTHISIDGGWTAA, encoded by the coding sequence ATGAAGAGAACCGTTGTCGTCACCGGATCCACCAGCGGCATTGGGCTTGCGATCGCCACCGCCTTTGCCGGAAAGGGCGACAATGTCGTCATCAACGGCTTCGGAAAGGCGGACGAAATCAAGGCGATAGTGGAGCGGCTTGAATCGCTTTCCGAGGGAAGTGCCCTCTACCACCCAGCGGATATGACGAAACCCGCGGAGATCGCAGACCTGATCGCCACGGCGGCGAAGACCTTCGGCACCGTCGACGTGCTGGTCAACAATGCCGGCATCCAGCATGTCGAGAAGATCGAGGATTTCCCGATCGAGAAATGGGACCAGATCATCGCCATCAACCTGTCGAGCTCGTTTCATACGATGCGCGCCGCCATCCCGCAGATGAAGGCGAAGAAGCATGGCCGCATTATTAATATCGCCTCGGCGCACGGCCTCGTCGCCTCGCCTTTCAAATCCGCCTATGTGGCCGCAAAACATGGTATATTAGGCCTGACGAAGACAGCGGCGCTCGAACTTGCCGAATTCGGCGTGACGGTAAACGCCATCTGCCCCGGCTATGTGCTGACGCCGCTCGTCGAAAAGCAGATACCGGATACCGCCAAGGCCCGCGGAATGACGGAGGAACAGGTGAAGACCGAGGTCATCCTCAAGGCCCAGCCGACGCGCGAATTCGTCAAGGCCGAGGAGATCGGCGCCATGGCGCTCTACCTCGCCAGCGACGACGCCCGGCAGGTGACCGGCACCCACATCTCGATTGACGGGGGCTGGACTGCGGCATAA
- the xdhA gene encoding xanthine dehydrogenase small subunit, translating into MKDSIRFILNGEDITLSDVHPSETLLDFLRLRRRLTGTKEGCAEGDCGACTVLVGRLLDGKLFYETVNACIRFLGSLNGTHVVTVEHLAARNGTLHPVQQAMVDSHGSQCGFCTPGFVMSLYGLWLSNEKPGRPEIEKALQGNLCRCTGYEPIVKAAEAVSRARPSTLFDPLEKTRSEIVSRLWAMQTRETITIVSGEDRLIVPGSVEALARVLADEPQATVIAGSTDVGLWVTKQMRALSPAIFINHLNELQAIKTTDGGVTIGAGVTYTKAFEILAPKVPTLGNLINRIGGEQVRNMGTIGGNIANGSPIGDSPPPLIALGATLKLRSATGTRMLRLEDYFIEYGNQDRKPGEFVESVFMPYPAEGSQFAVYKITKRRDEDITAVLGAFYLTLDEAGDVNDIRIAFGGMAGTPKRARTVESDLIGKPWNEETVDRARDAFDADFQPLTDWRATAEYRQLTAKNLLRRFYLETVGTPVELKRFEGVA; encoded by the coding sequence ATGAAAGACAGCATCCGCTTCATCCTCAACGGCGAGGACATCACGCTGAGCGATGTCCACCCCTCCGAGACGCTTCTCGATTTTCTGCGGTTGAGGCGCCGGCTGACCGGCACGAAGGAAGGATGCGCCGAGGGTGATTGCGGCGCCTGCACGGTGCTCGTCGGCCGGTTGCTCGACGGCAAGCTCTTCTATGAGACGGTCAATGCCTGTATTCGCTTCTTAGGATCGCTGAACGGAACGCATGTCGTCACCGTCGAGCATCTGGCCGCCAGGAACGGCACACTGCATCCGGTACAGCAGGCGATGGTGGACTCCCACGGTTCGCAATGCGGCTTCTGCACGCCGGGCTTCGTGATGTCGCTCTATGGCCTGTGGCTTTCCAACGAGAAGCCCGGACGGCCCGAGATCGAAAAGGCGCTTCAGGGCAATCTCTGTCGCTGCACCGGTTACGAGCCGATCGTCAAGGCGGCCGAAGCCGTCAGCCGCGCGCGTCCGAGCACGCTCTTTGATCCGCTCGAAAAAACCCGCTCCGAAATCGTCTCCAGGCTCTGGGCGATGCAGACACGCGAAACGATCACCATTGTTTCCGGCGAGGACCGGCTGATCGTTCCCGGCTCGGTCGAGGCGTTGGCGCGCGTTCTGGCCGATGAACCGCAGGCAACCGTCATCGCCGGTTCCACCGATGTCGGACTCTGGGTGACGAAGCAGATGCGCGCCTTGAGCCCCGCCATCTTCATCAATCACCTGAACGAACTGCAGGCGATCAAGACCACGGATGGCGGCGTGACGATCGGTGCGGGCGTCACCTATACCAAGGCTTTCGAAATCCTTGCGCCGAAGGTACCGACGCTCGGCAATCTCATCAACCGCATCGGCGGCGAGCAGGTGCGCAACATGGGTACGATCGGCGGCAATATCGCCAACGGCTCGCCGATCGGTGACAGCCCGCCGCCTTTGATTGCGCTCGGCGCCACGCTGAAGCTGCGCTCGGCAACGGGCACGCGCATGCTGCGGCTCGAGGATTATTTTATCGAATACGGCAACCAGGACCGCAAGCCTGGCGAATTCGTCGAGAGCGTCTTCATGCCCTACCCGGCCGAAGGCAGCCAGTTCGCGGTCTACAAGATCACCAAACGTCGCGACGAGGACATCACTGCCGTGCTCGGCGCCTTCTATCTAACACTCGACGAGGCAGGCGACGTCAACGACATCCGCATCGCCTTCGGCGGCATGGCCGGAACGCCGAAGCGCGCCCGCACCGTCGAATCCGATCTCATCGGCAAGCCGTGGAACGAGGAAACCGTCGACAGAGCACGCGACGCCTTCGACGCCGATTTCCAGCCGCTGACCGACTGGCGCGCCACCGCCGAGTACCGGCAACTGACGGCAAAGAACCTGCTGAGGCGCTTTTACCTGGAAACGGTTGGAACGCCAGTGGAATTGAAGCGGTTCGAGGGGGTGGCGTGA